A genome region from Gadus chalcogrammus isolate NIFS_2021 chromosome 7, NIFS_Gcha_1.0, whole genome shotgun sequence includes the following:
- the rabgef1 gene encoding rab5 GDP/GTP exchange factor isoform X4: MSQKPERRGIHVDQSELLCKKGCGYYGNAAWQGLCSKCWREEYQRAKERQIQEDWAFAEKLQREEEVAYASSQGPSSQPGPQPQAQATPPHAALTPFSKFEEKKTNEKMRKVTTVKKFFSPSTRIAPKKEGHEGKTSSPSISRQASLETDRVSKDFMEFLKTMQRPGREIHKQCRAFIESMANKKQDLGADELSECVQDFYQNLSDRLMSHFKGSSESVERVMDQVEKYIMTRLYKSVFCPETTDDEKKDLATQHRIRALHWVTIEMLCVSMDEEIPEVSDNVVKAITDVIEMDSKRVPRDKLACITQCSKHIFSAIKITKKEPASADDFLPALIYIVLKANPPRLQSNIQYITRFCNPSRLMTGEDGYYFTNLCCAVAFIEKLDAQSLNLDTDEFERYMSGQASPRRPTDDGGWPLEAGASHQGAAAAAASSVAVNPALAQLHHSLEQLSGLSERQDRLMEGARGLQEELVSWEEGVRRQVQDILERYPLEVRPPPASAIDTENAETDRLPPPLTPQVFAG; this comes from the exons ATGAGCCAGAAGCCGGAGCGCCGCGGGATCCACGTGGACCAGTCGGAGCTGCTCTGCAAGAAGGGATGTGGTTACTATGGCAACGCAGCCTGGCAGGGCCTGTGCTCCAAGTGCTGGCGGGAGGAGTACCAGAGAGCCAAGGAGAGACAGATCCAGGAGGACTGGGCCTTCGCAGAGAA GCTGCAGCGCGAAGAGGAGGTGGCCTACGCCAGCAGCCAGGGGCCCTCCAGCCAGCCCGGGCCCCAGCCCCAGGCCCAGGCCACCCCGCCCCATGCCGCCCTGACCCCCTTCTCCAAGTTTGAGGAGAAGAAGACCAACGAGAAGATGCGTAAAGTCACCACGGTGAAGAAGTTCTTCAGCCCCTCCACGCGCATAGCCCCCAAGAAAG AGGGCCACGAGGGGAAGACCTCCAGCCCGTCCATCAGCCGGCAGGCCAGCTTGGAGACGGACCGCGTCTCCAAGGACTTCATGGAGTTCTTGAAGACCATGCAGCGACCAGGCCGGGAGATCCATAAGCAGTGTCGGGCCTTCATCGAAAGCATGGCCAACAAGAAG CAGGACCTTGGTGCAGATGAATTGTCCGAGTGCGTCCAAGACTTCTACCAGAACTTGTCGGATCGTCTGATGAGCCACTTCAAAG GCTCGTCTGAGTCTGTAGAGAGGGTGATGGACCAGGTGGAGAAGTACATCATGACTCGTCTGTATAAGAGTGTCTTCTGCCCGGAAACAACCGACGATGAGAAAAAGGACCTTGCCACGCAGCACAGAATAAG ggCATTGCACTGGGTGACCATTgaaatgctgtgtgtgtccatggaCGAGGAGATCCCTGAAGTGTCGGACAATGTTGTCAAAGCAATAACGG acGTGATCGAGATGGACTCCAAGCGGGTGCCGCGGGACAAGCTGGCGTGCATCACACAGTGCAGCAAGCACATCTTCAGCGCCATCAAGATCACCAAGAAGGAGCCGGCGTCGGCCGACGACTTCCTGCCCGCGCTCATCTACATCGTGCTGAAGGCCAACCCACCGCGGCTGCAGTCCAACATCCAGTACATCACGCGCTTCTGCAACCCCAGCCGGCTGATGACCGGCGAGGACGGCTACTACTTCACCAACCTG TGCTGCGCCGTGGCGTTCATCGAGAAGCTGGACGCCCAGTCCCTCAACCTGGACACCGACGAGTTTGAGCGCTACATGTCCGGCCAGGCCTCGCCTCGCCGGCCCACCGACGACGGCGGCTGGCCCCTGGAGGCCGGGGCCTCCCATCaaggcgccgccgccgccgccgcctcctccgtgGCCGTGAACCCGGCGCTGGCCCAGCTCCACCACAGCCTGGAGCAGCTGTCGGGCCTGAGCGAGCGTCAGGACCGGCTGATGGAGGGGGCCCGCggcctgcaggaggagctggtgtcCTGGGAGGAGGGCGTGCGGCGGCAGGTGCAGGACATCCTGGAGAGGTACCCCCTGGAGGTCCGGcccccgcccgcctccgccATCGACACGGAGAACGCCGAGACGGACCGGCTGCCCCCGCCGCTCACGCCCCAGGTGTTTGCTGGCTAG
- the rabgef1 gene encoding rab5 GDP/GTP exchange factor isoform X1, whose amino-acid sequence MSQKPERRGIHVDQSELLCKKGCGYYGNAAWQGLCSKCWREEYQRAKERQIQEDWAFAEKLQREEEVAYASSQGPSSQPGPQPQAQATPPHAALTPFSKFEEKKTNEKMRKVTTVKKFFSPSTRIAPKKGLVEREDRTLRAWRGIFSPSWELGSPTEALVARLREGHEGKTSSPSISRQASLETDRVSKDFMEFLKTMQRPGREIHKQCRAFIESMANKKQDLGADELSECVQDFYQNLSDRLMSHFKGSSESVERVMDQVEKYIMTRLYKSVFCPETTDDEKKDLATQHRIRALHWVTIEMLCVSMDEEIPEVSDNVVKAITDVIEMDSKRVPRDKLACITQCSKHIFSAIKITKKEPASADDFLPALIYIVLKANPPRLQSNIQYITRFCNPSRLMTGEDGYYFTNLCCAVAFIEKLDAQSLNLDTDEFERYMSGQASPRRPTDDGGWPLEAGASHQGAAAAAASSVAVNPALAQLHHSLEQLSGLSERQDRLMEGARGLQEELVSWEEGVRRQVQDILERYPLEVRPPPASAIDTENAETDRLPPPLTPQVFAG is encoded by the exons ATGAGCCAGAAGCCGGAGCGCCGCGGGATCCACGTGGACCAGTCGGAGCTGCTCTGCAAGAAGGGATGTGGTTACTATGGCAACGCAGCCTGGCAGGGCCTGTGCTCCAAGTGCTGGCGGGAGGAGTACCAGAGAGCCAAGGAGAGACAGATCCAGGAGGACTGGGCCTTCGCAGAGAA GCTGCAGCGCGAAGAGGAGGTGGCCTACGCCAGCAGCCAGGGGCCCTCCAGCCAGCCCGGGCCCCAGCCCCAGGCCCAGGCCACCCCGCCCCATGCCGCCCTGACCCCCTTCTCCAAGTTTGAGGAGAAGAAGACCAACGAGAAGATGCGTAAAGTCACCACGGTGAAGAAGTTCTTCAGCCCCTCCACGCGCATAGCCCCCAAGAAAG GGCTTGTTGAGAGGGAGGACAGGACCCTCAGGGCTTGGAGAGGGATCTTCTCCCCCTCGTGGGAGTTGGGTTCTCCTACCGAAG CGCTGGTGGCTAGGCTGAGAG AGGGCCACGAGGGGAAGACCTCCAGCCCGTCCATCAGCCGGCAGGCCAGCTTGGAGACGGACCGCGTCTCCAAGGACTTCATGGAGTTCTTGAAGACCATGCAGCGACCAGGCCGGGAGATCCATAAGCAGTGTCGGGCCTTCATCGAAAGCATGGCCAACAAGAAG CAGGACCTTGGTGCAGATGAATTGTCCGAGTGCGTCCAAGACTTCTACCAGAACTTGTCGGATCGTCTGATGAGCCACTTCAAAG GCTCGTCTGAGTCTGTAGAGAGGGTGATGGACCAGGTGGAGAAGTACATCATGACTCGTCTGTATAAGAGTGTCTTCTGCCCGGAAACAACCGACGATGAGAAAAAGGACCTTGCCACGCAGCACAGAATAAG ggCATTGCACTGGGTGACCATTgaaatgctgtgtgtgtccatggaCGAGGAGATCCCTGAAGTGTCGGACAATGTTGTCAAAGCAATAACGG acGTGATCGAGATGGACTCCAAGCGGGTGCCGCGGGACAAGCTGGCGTGCATCACACAGTGCAGCAAGCACATCTTCAGCGCCATCAAGATCACCAAGAAGGAGCCGGCGTCGGCCGACGACTTCCTGCCCGCGCTCATCTACATCGTGCTGAAGGCCAACCCACCGCGGCTGCAGTCCAACATCCAGTACATCACGCGCTTCTGCAACCCCAGCCGGCTGATGACCGGCGAGGACGGCTACTACTTCACCAACCTG TGCTGCGCCGTGGCGTTCATCGAGAAGCTGGACGCCCAGTCCCTCAACCTGGACACCGACGAGTTTGAGCGCTACATGTCCGGCCAGGCCTCGCCTCGCCGGCCCACCGACGACGGCGGCTGGCCCCTGGAGGCCGGGGCCTCCCATCaaggcgccgccgccgccgccgcctcctccgtgGCCGTGAACCCGGCGCTGGCCCAGCTCCACCACAGCCTGGAGCAGCTGTCGGGCCTGAGCGAGCGTCAGGACCGGCTGATGGAGGGGGCCCGCggcctgcaggaggagctggtgtcCTGGGAGGAGGGCGTGCGGCGGCAGGTGCAGGACATCCTGGAGAGGTACCCCCTGGAGGTCCGGcccccgcccgcctccgccATCGACACGGAGAACGCCGAGACGGACCGGCTGCCCCCGCCGCTCACGCCCCAGGTGTTTGCTGGCTAG
- the rabgef1 gene encoding rab5 GDP/GTP exchange factor isoform X6 gives MSHFKGSSESVERVMDQVEKYIMTRLYKSVFCPETTDDEKKDLATQHRIRALHWVTIEMLCVSMDEEIPEVSDNVVKAITDVIEMDSKRVPRDKLACITQCSKHIFSAIKITKKEPASADDFLPALIYIVLKANPPRLQSNIQYITRFCNPSRLMTGEDGYYFTNLCCAVAFIEKLDAQSLNLDTDEFERYMSGQASPRRPTDDGGWPLEAGASHQGAAAAAASSVAVNPALAQLHHSLEQLSGLSERQDRLMEGARGLQEELVSWEEGVRRQVQDILERYPLEVRPPPASAIDTENAETDRLPPPLTPQVFAG, from the exons ATGAGCCACTTCAAAG GCTCGTCTGAGTCTGTAGAGAGGGTGATGGACCAGGTGGAGAAGTACATCATGACTCGTCTGTATAAGAGTGTCTTCTGCCCGGAAACAACCGACGATGAGAAAAAGGACCTTGCCACGCAGCACAGAATAAG ggCATTGCACTGGGTGACCATTgaaatgctgtgtgtgtccatggaCGAGGAGATCCCTGAAGTGTCGGACAATGTTGTCAAAGCAATAACGG acGTGATCGAGATGGACTCCAAGCGGGTGCCGCGGGACAAGCTGGCGTGCATCACACAGTGCAGCAAGCACATCTTCAGCGCCATCAAGATCACCAAGAAGGAGCCGGCGTCGGCCGACGACTTCCTGCCCGCGCTCATCTACATCGTGCTGAAGGCCAACCCACCGCGGCTGCAGTCCAACATCCAGTACATCACGCGCTTCTGCAACCCCAGCCGGCTGATGACCGGCGAGGACGGCTACTACTTCACCAACCTG TGCTGCGCCGTGGCGTTCATCGAGAAGCTGGACGCCCAGTCCCTCAACCTGGACACCGACGAGTTTGAGCGCTACATGTCCGGCCAGGCCTCGCCTCGCCGGCCCACCGACGACGGCGGCTGGCCCCTGGAGGCCGGGGCCTCCCATCaaggcgccgccgccgccgccgcctcctccgtgGCCGTGAACCCGGCGCTGGCCCAGCTCCACCACAGCCTGGAGCAGCTGTCGGGCCTGAGCGAGCGTCAGGACCGGCTGATGGAGGGGGCCCGCggcctgcaggaggagctggtgtcCTGGGAGGAGGGCGTGCGGCGGCAGGTGCAGGACATCCTGGAGAGGTACCCCCTGGAGGTCCGGcccccgcccgcctccgccATCGACACGGAGAACGCCGAGACGGACCGGCTGCCCCCGCCGCTCACGCCCCAGGTGTTTGCTGGCTAG
- the rabgef1 gene encoding rab5 GDP/GTP exchange factor isoform X2, with protein sequence MSQKPERRGIHVDQSELLCKKGCGYYGNAAWQGLCSKCWREEYQRAKERQIQEDWAFAEKLQREEEVAYASSQGPSSQPGPQPQAQATPPHAALTPFSKFEEKKTNEKMRKVTTVKKFFSPSTRIAPKKGLVEREDRTLRAWRGIFSPSWELGSPTEALVARLREGHEGKTSSPSISRQASLETDRVSKDFMEFLKTMQRPGREIHKQCRAFIESMANKKDLGADELSECVQDFYQNLSDRLMSHFKGSSESVERVMDQVEKYIMTRLYKSVFCPETTDDEKKDLATQHRIRALHWVTIEMLCVSMDEEIPEVSDNVVKAITDVIEMDSKRVPRDKLACITQCSKHIFSAIKITKKEPASADDFLPALIYIVLKANPPRLQSNIQYITRFCNPSRLMTGEDGYYFTNLCCAVAFIEKLDAQSLNLDTDEFERYMSGQASPRRPTDDGGWPLEAGASHQGAAAAAASSVAVNPALAQLHHSLEQLSGLSERQDRLMEGARGLQEELVSWEEGVRRQVQDILERYPLEVRPPPASAIDTENAETDRLPPPLTPQVFAG encoded by the exons ATGAGCCAGAAGCCGGAGCGCCGCGGGATCCACGTGGACCAGTCGGAGCTGCTCTGCAAGAAGGGATGTGGTTACTATGGCAACGCAGCCTGGCAGGGCCTGTGCTCCAAGTGCTGGCGGGAGGAGTACCAGAGAGCCAAGGAGAGACAGATCCAGGAGGACTGGGCCTTCGCAGAGAA GCTGCAGCGCGAAGAGGAGGTGGCCTACGCCAGCAGCCAGGGGCCCTCCAGCCAGCCCGGGCCCCAGCCCCAGGCCCAGGCCACCCCGCCCCATGCCGCCCTGACCCCCTTCTCCAAGTTTGAGGAGAAGAAGACCAACGAGAAGATGCGTAAAGTCACCACGGTGAAGAAGTTCTTCAGCCCCTCCACGCGCATAGCCCCCAAGAAAG GGCTTGTTGAGAGGGAGGACAGGACCCTCAGGGCTTGGAGAGGGATCTTCTCCCCCTCGTGGGAGTTGGGTTCTCCTACCGAAG CGCTGGTGGCTAGGCTGAGAG AGGGCCACGAGGGGAAGACCTCCAGCCCGTCCATCAGCCGGCAGGCCAGCTTGGAGACGGACCGCGTCTCCAAGGACTTCATGGAGTTCTTGAAGACCATGCAGCGACCAGGCCGGGAGATCCATAAGCAGTGTCGGGCCTTCATCGAAAGCATGGCCAACAAGAAG GACCTTGGTGCAGATGAATTGTCCGAGTGCGTCCAAGACTTCTACCAGAACTTGTCGGATCGTCTGATGAGCCACTTCAAAG GCTCGTCTGAGTCTGTAGAGAGGGTGATGGACCAGGTGGAGAAGTACATCATGACTCGTCTGTATAAGAGTGTCTTCTGCCCGGAAACAACCGACGATGAGAAAAAGGACCTTGCCACGCAGCACAGAATAAG ggCATTGCACTGGGTGACCATTgaaatgctgtgtgtgtccatggaCGAGGAGATCCCTGAAGTGTCGGACAATGTTGTCAAAGCAATAACGG acGTGATCGAGATGGACTCCAAGCGGGTGCCGCGGGACAAGCTGGCGTGCATCACACAGTGCAGCAAGCACATCTTCAGCGCCATCAAGATCACCAAGAAGGAGCCGGCGTCGGCCGACGACTTCCTGCCCGCGCTCATCTACATCGTGCTGAAGGCCAACCCACCGCGGCTGCAGTCCAACATCCAGTACATCACGCGCTTCTGCAACCCCAGCCGGCTGATGACCGGCGAGGACGGCTACTACTTCACCAACCTG TGCTGCGCCGTGGCGTTCATCGAGAAGCTGGACGCCCAGTCCCTCAACCTGGACACCGACGAGTTTGAGCGCTACATGTCCGGCCAGGCCTCGCCTCGCCGGCCCACCGACGACGGCGGCTGGCCCCTGGAGGCCGGGGCCTCCCATCaaggcgccgccgccgccgccgcctcctccgtgGCCGTGAACCCGGCGCTGGCCCAGCTCCACCACAGCCTGGAGCAGCTGTCGGGCCTGAGCGAGCGTCAGGACCGGCTGATGGAGGGGGCCCGCggcctgcaggaggagctggtgtcCTGGGAGGAGGGCGTGCGGCGGCAGGTGCAGGACATCCTGGAGAGGTACCCCCTGGAGGTCCGGcccccgcccgcctccgccATCGACACGGAGAACGCCGAGACGGACCGGCTGCCCCCGCCGCTCACGCCCCAGGTGTTTGCTGGCTAG
- the rabgef1 gene encoding rab5 GDP/GTP exchange factor isoform X5 yields MSQKPERRGIHVDQSELLCKKGCGYYGNAAWQGLCSKCWREEYQRAKERQIQEDWAFAEKLQREEEVAYASSQGPSSQPGPQPQAQATPPHAALTPFSKFEEKKTNEKMRKVTTVKKFFSPSTRIAPKKEGHEGKTSSPSISRQASLETDRVSKDFMEFLKTMQRPGREIHKQCRAFIESMANKKDLGADELSECVQDFYQNLSDRLMSHFKGSSESVERVMDQVEKYIMTRLYKSVFCPETTDDEKKDLATQHRIRALHWVTIEMLCVSMDEEIPEVSDNVVKAITDVIEMDSKRVPRDKLACITQCSKHIFSAIKITKKEPASADDFLPALIYIVLKANPPRLQSNIQYITRFCNPSRLMTGEDGYYFTNLCCAVAFIEKLDAQSLNLDTDEFERYMSGQASPRRPTDDGGWPLEAGASHQGAAAAAASSVAVNPALAQLHHSLEQLSGLSERQDRLMEGARGLQEELVSWEEGVRRQVQDILERYPLEVRPPPASAIDTENAETDRLPPPLTPQVFAG; encoded by the exons ATGAGCCAGAAGCCGGAGCGCCGCGGGATCCACGTGGACCAGTCGGAGCTGCTCTGCAAGAAGGGATGTGGTTACTATGGCAACGCAGCCTGGCAGGGCCTGTGCTCCAAGTGCTGGCGGGAGGAGTACCAGAGAGCCAAGGAGAGACAGATCCAGGAGGACTGGGCCTTCGCAGAGAA GCTGCAGCGCGAAGAGGAGGTGGCCTACGCCAGCAGCCAGGGGCCCTCCAGCCAGCCCGGGCCCCAGCCCCAGGCCCAGGCCACCCCGCCCCATGCCGCCCTGACCCCCTTCTCCAAGTTTGAGGAGAAGAAGACCAACGAGAAGATGCGTAAAGTCACCACGGTGAAGAAGTTCTTCAGCCCCTCCACGCGCATAGCCCCCAAGAAAG AGGGCCACGAGGGGAAGACCTCCAGCCCGTCCATCAGCCGGCAGGCCAGCTTGGAGACGGACCGCGTCTCCAAGGACTTCATGGAGTTCTTGAAGACCATGCAGCGACCAGGCCGGGAGATCCATAAGCAGTGTCGGGCCTTCATCGAAAGCATGGCCAACAAGAAG GACCTTGGTGCAGATGAATTGTCCGAGTGCGTCCAAGACTTCTACCAGAACTTGTCGGATCGTCTGATGAGCCACTTCAAAG GCTCGTCTGAGTCTGTAGAGAGGGTGATGGACCAGGTGGAGAAGTACATCATGACTCGTCTGTATAAGAGTGTCTTCTGCCCGGAAACAACCGACGATGAGAAAAAGGACCTTGCCACGCAGCACAGAATAAG ggCATTGCACTGGGTGACCATTgaaatgctgtgtgtgtccatggaCGAGGAGATCCCTGAAGTGTCGGACAATGTTGTCAAAGCAATAACGG acGTGATCGAGATGGACTCCAAGCGGGTGCCGCGGGACAAGCTGGCGTGCATCACACAGTGCAGCAAGCACATCTTCAGCGCCATCAAGATCACCAAGAAGGAGCCGGCGTCGGCCGACGACTTCCTGCCCGCGCTCATCTACATCGTGCTGAAGGCCAACCCACCGCGGCTGCAGTCCAACATCCAGTACATCACGCGCTTCTGCAACCCCAGCCGGCTGATGACCGGCGAGGACGGCTACTACTTCACCAACCTG TGCTGCGCCGTGGCGTTCATCGAGAAGCTGGACGCCCAGTCCCTCAACCTGGACACCGACGAGTTTGAGCGCTACATGTCCGGCCAGGCCTCGCCTCGCCGGCCCACCGACGACGGCGGCTGGCCCCTGGAGGCCGGGGCCTCCCATCaaggcgccgccgccgccgccgcctcctccgtgGCCGTGAACCCGGCGCTGGCCCAGCTCCACCACAGCCTGGAGCAGCTGTCGGGCCTGAGCGAGCGTCAGGACCGGCTGATGGAGGGGGCCCGCggcctgcaggaggagctggtgtcCTGGGAGGAGGGCGTGCGGCGGCAGGTGCAGGACATCCTGGAGAGGTACCCCCTGGAGGTCCGGcccccgcccgcctccgccATCGACACGGAGAACGCCGAGACGGACCGGCTGCCCCCGCCGCTCACGCCCCAGGTGTTTGCTGGCTAG
- the rabgef1 gene encoding rab5 GDP/GTP exchange factor isoform X7, whose protein sequence is MDQVEKYIMTRLYKSVFCPETTDDEKKDLATQHRIRALHWVTIEMLCVSMDEEIPEVSDNVVKAITDVIEMDSKRVPRDKLACITQCSKHIFSAIKITKKEPASADDFLPALIYIVLKANPPRLQSNIQYITRFCNPSRLMTGEDGYYFTNLCCAVAFIEKLDAQSLNLDTDEFERYMSGQASPRRPTDDGGWPLEAGASHQGAAAAAASSVAVNPALAQLHHSLEQLSGLSERQDRLMEGARGLQEELVSWEEGVRRQVQDILERYPLEVRPPPASAIDTENAETDRLPPPLTPQVFAG, encoded by the exons ATGGACCAGGTGGAGAAGTACATCATGACTCGTCTGTATAAGAGTGTCTTCTGCCCGGAAACAACCGACGATGAGAAAAAGGACCTTGCCACGCAGCACAGAATAAG ggCATTGCACTGGGTGACCATTgaaatgctgtgtgtgtccatggaCGAGGAGATCCCTGAAGTGTCGGACAATGTTGTCAAAGCAATAACGG acGTGATCGAGATGGACTCCAAGCGGGTGCCGCGGGACAAGCTGGCGTGCATCACACAGTGCAGCAAGCACATCTTCAGCGCCATCAAGATCACCAAGAAGGAGCCGGCGTCGGCCGACGACTTCCTGCCCGCGCTCATCTACATCGTGCTGAAGGCCAACCCACCGCGGCTGCAGTCCAACATCCAGTACATCACGCGCTTCTGCAACCCCAGCCGGCTGATGACCGGCGAGGACGGCTACTACTTCACCAACCTG TGCTGCGCCGTGGCGTTCATCGAGAAGCTGGACGCCCAGTCCCTCAACCTGGACACCGACGAGTTTGAGCGCTACATGTCCGGCCAGGCCTCGCCTCGCCGGCCCACCGACGACGGCGGCTGGCCCCTGGAGGCCGGGGCCTCCCATCaaggcgccgccgccgccgccgcctcctccgtgGCCGTGAACCCGGCGCTGGCCCAGCTCCACCACAGCCTGGAGCAGCTGTCGGGCCTGAGCGAGCGTCAGGACCGGCTGATGGAGGGGGCCCGCggcctgcaggaggagctggtgtcCTGGGAGGAGGGCGTGCGGCGGCAGGTGCAGGACATCCTGGAGAGGTACCCCCTGGAGGTCCGGcccccgcccgcctccgccATCGACACGGAGAACGCCGAGACGGACCGGCTGCCCCCGCCGCTCACGCCCCAGGTGTTTGCTGGCTAG
- the rabgef1 gene encoding rab5 GDP/GTP exchange factor isoform X3 — translation MSQKPERRGIHVDQSELLCKKGCGYYGNAAWQGLCSKCWREEYQRAKERQIQEDWAFAEKLQREEEVAYASSQGPSSQPGPQPQAQATPPHAALTPFSKFEEKKTNEKMRKVTTVKKFFSPSTRIAPKKALVARLREGHEGKTSSPSISRQASLETDRVSKDFMEFLKTMQRPGREIHKQCRAFIESMANKKQDLGADELSECVQDFYQNLSDRLMSHFKGSSESVERVMDQVEKYIMTRLYKSVFCPETTDDEKKDLATQHRIRALHWVTIEMLCVSMDEEIPEVSDNVVKAITDVIEMDSKRVPRDKLACITQCSKHIFSAIKITKKEPASADDFLPALIYIVLKANPPRLQSNIQYITRFCNPSRLMTGEDGYYFTNLCCAVAFIEKLDAQSLNLDTDEFERYMSGQASPRRPTDDGGWPLEAGASHQGAAAAAASSVAVNPALAQLHHSLEQLSGLSERQDRLMEGARGLQEELVSWEEGVRRQVQDILERYPLEVRPPPASAIDTENAETDRLPPPLTPQVFAG, via the exons ATGAGCCAGAAGCCGGAGCGCCGCGGGATCCACGTGGACCAGTCGGAGCTGCTCTGCAAGAAGGGATGTGGTTACTATGGCAACGCAGCCTGGCAGGGCCTGTGCTCCAAGTGCTGGCGGGAGGAGTACCAGAGAGCCAAGGAGAGACAGATCCAGGAGGACTGGGCCTTCGCAGAGAA GCTGCAGCGCGAAGAGGAGGTGGCCTACGCCAGCAGCCAGGGGCCCTCCAGCCAGCCCGGGCCCCAGCCCCAGGCCCAGGCCACCCCGCCCCATGCCGCCCTGACCCCCTTCTCCAAGTTTGAGGAGAAGAAGACCAACGAGAAGATGCGTAAAGTCACCACGGTGAAGAAGTTCTTCAGCCCCTCCACGCGCATAGCCCCCAAGAAAG CGCTGGTGGCTAGGCTGAGAG AGGGCCACGAGGGGAAGACCTCCAGCCCGTCCATCAGCCGGCAGGCCAGCTTGGAGACGGACCGCGTCTCCAAGGACTTCATGGAGTTCTTGAAGACCATGCAGCGACCAGGCCGGGAGATCCATAAGCAGTGTCGGGCCTTCATCGAAAGCATGGCCAACAAGAAG CAGGACCTTGGTGCAGATGAATTGTCCGAGTGCGTCCAAGACTTCTACCAGAACTTGTCGGATCGTCTGATGAGCCACTTCAAAG GCTCGTCTGAGTCTGTAGAGAGGGTGATGGACCAGGTGGAGAAGTACATCATGACTCGTCTGTATAAGAGTGTCTTCTGCCCGGAAACAACCGACGATGAGAAAAAGGACCTTGCCACGCAGCACAGAATAAG ggCATTGCACTGGGTGACCATTgaaatgctgtgtgtgtccatggaCGAGGAGATCCCTGAAGTGTCGGACAATGTTGTCAAAGCAATAACGG acGTGATCGAGATGGACTCCAAGCGGGTGCCGCGGGACAAGCTGGCGTGCATCACACAGTGCAGCAAGCACATCTTCAGCGCCATCAAGATCACCAAGAAGGAGCCGGCGTCGGCCGACGACTTCCTGCCCGCGCTCATCTACATCGTGCTGAAGGCCAACCCACCGCGGCTGCAGTCCAACATCCAGTACATCACGCGCTTCTGCAACCCCAGCCGGCTGATGACCGGCGAGGACGGCTACTACTTCACCAACCTG TGCTGCGCCGTGGCGTTCATCGAGAAGCTGGACGCCCAGTCCCTCAACCTGGACACCGACGAGTTTGAGCGCTACATGTCCGGCCAGGCCTCGCCTCGCCGGCCCACCGACGACGGCGGCTGGCCCCTGGAGGCCGGGGCCTCCCATCaaggcgccgccgccgccgccgcctcctccgtgGCCGTGAACCCGGCGCTGGCCCAGCTCCACCACAGCCTGGAGCAGCTGTCGGGCCTGAGCGAGCGTCAGGACCGGCTGATGGAGGGGGCCCGCggcctgcaggaggagctggtgtcCTGGGAGGAGGGCGTGCGGCGGCAGGTGCAGGACATCCTGGAGAGGTACCCCCTGGAGGTCCGGcccccgcccgcctccgccATCGACACGGAGAACGCCGAGACGGACCGGCTGCCCCCGCCGCTCACGCCCCAGGTGTTTGCTGGCTAG
- the LOC130385214 gene encoding uncharacterized protein LOC130385214, with protein sequence MATSGKQPRSSYFSPVELEILMTAYAESEHIFLKRSNTVAAAKVRELAWQKIADRVNACNPTGTKRTWQQLKMKYKNVVQTANRKKAEARKTGGGPPPPPLTEAEKMALSQNSGRPIAEGISGGSSSDPPTPQDTGAYIIVTDGVICLVDPSAITDLHAVEDGEDTLSAATEREDAERPVESHAGNYTEEEGPSTSTEQLTSLPVKQLYKVYLQAQINKFHLEMDHIRL encoded by the exons atggcaacaagtgGTAAACAGCCTCGATCCTCCTACTTCTCCCCAGTGGAGTTGGAAATATTAATGACTGCGTATGCAGAAAGTGagcatatatttttaaaaagaagCAATACTGTGGCAGCAGCAAAAGTGCGGGAGCTTGCGTGGCAGAAAATTGCTGACCGAGTCAATGC GTGCAACCCAACAGGCACCAAACGGACTTGGCAGCAGCTAAagatgaaatataaaaatgtagttcAAACAG CCAACAGAAAAAAGGCTGAGGCCCGCAAAACAGGTGgcggtccaccaccaccacctctcacaGAGGCTGAAAAGATGGCCCTCAGTCAGAACAGTGGACGACCCATTGCTGAGGGCATCTCTGGGGGGAGCTCATCGGACCCACCCACGCCCCAGGACACAGGGGCCTACATAATAG TTACTGATGGTGTAATCTGTCTCGTTGATCCTTCTGCCATAACTGACCTCCATGCTGTT GAGGATGGTGAAGACACCTTATCAGCTGCCACAGAGAGGGAAGATGCAGAGAGGCCTGTTGAA AGCCATGCTGGAAATTACACTGAGGAAGAAGGTCCATCAACCTCCACAGAACAGCTTACCTCA CTCCCTGTGAAACAACTGTATAAGGTATATTTGCAAGCACAAATCAACAAATTTCATCTGGAAATGGACCATATAAGGCTGTAG